CACCGCTATCCACATTTGCCTGGGGCGATAAAGGACATCTGATGGTCAACCGCCTCGCAATTGAAACCGCAGGTCCGAACTTACCCGACTTCATGTCGGCGGCGCGCGACCACATTATTTATAACGGCCCGGAACCGGACCGCTGGCGCGATGAGGGCCGTGCTTCCGTGATGAACACCACTCAGGCCGCGGATCACTTCCTGGATTCCGAATTGTGGGGACCGATTTCAACGATCCCGGCGGACCGTTACTCGTTTATGGAGCAGGTGGCACAGAAAAAGGTCGCGCTCATCAAGGTCGGCTATCTTCCTTACGCCATCATTGAAAATTACGGAAAGCTGGTGAACGCATTTCGATTCTGGAGAAATGCGAAGAGCGCGGAAGACCGGGAGTCTGCACGGGAGAACGCCGTGTATGTTGCCGCAATTCTCGGTCATTATGTGGGCGACAGCACGATGCCGATGCACCTCAGCATCGAATACGATGGCTGGCTGGAAACCAGCCCGAACCCGAAGGGGTACACGACGGCCCGGGGCTTTCATAGCCGCTATGAAAGCCAGTATGTGAACGCAGCAATCCAGGATGACCTGGTACGGCCGAAAGTTCGACCACCGCAGCGTCTTTCAAACGTCTGGGATTCCATCAAGCAGAATCTCATCACCAGCTTCGGGCAGCTCGAGCCGGCCTACGACCTCGAGAAGGCCGGCGAGTTCAATCCGCAACAGCCGCGTCCACGGGGTACAGAGTTCATCGCCGGTCAACTTGCGCGGGCAAGCACCCTGCTTGGCGATCTCTGGTACACGGCGTGGCTCGAAAGCGGAGAACCCGTGCCCGGCGCCAAACAATAGGTAGTTTTTGATCACCGCGCGCGAGATCATCCAGAAGAAGAGAGACCGCAAGCCTCTTACCGGCGCTGAAATCAGCGCATTCATTGACGGCTACGTTTCCGGAGAGATCGCCGATTATCAGGTCGCGGCCTGGCTGATGGCCGTGTACCTGAATGGGATGACCGCCGAAGAGACGCTCGCATTGACCCGCGCCATGCGCGACTCCGGCGATACCTTGAACCTCTCGTCTATCCCTTCAAAGAAAGTCGACAAACACAGCACCGGCGGCGTGGGTGATAAAACCTCTATGATCATCGCGCCGATCGCCGCCGCCTGCGGCGTAACCGTCCCGATGATCACCGGACGGGCGCTCGGCCACACCGGCGGCACGCTGGACAAGCTGGAGTCGATTCCGGGGTTTAATGCAAAGCCTTCGCCGGATACGCTTCTCAGGATTCTGAAAAAATGCGGCGCCGTTATCGTGGGACAAACGGAGGATATTGCGCCTGCGGACCGGCGGATCTATGCGCTGCGCGATGTGACCTCGACAATCGAGTCCGTTCCGCTCATCACCGCCAGCATACTGAGCAAGAAAATCGCCGAGGACATCGACGGGCTCGTGCTCGACGTCAAGACCGGCGCAGGCGCCTTCATGCCCACCCTCGAGGAGGCTCAGAAACTCACCCGTTCCATTGTCGACGTGTGCCGAAAAATGCAAACCAGGATTGTCGCCGTGATCACGGACATGGAACAGCCGCTGGGCCGGGCAATCGGAAACGCCATTGAGATTCGGGAATGCATCGAGTTTCTGAGCGGCAATGCGCCCGAAGACTTGGAAACGGTCAGTCTCGCTCTCGCTACCTATATGATTTATCTGGGAGGCGCAGCAAAAACACCCGAGCGTGCTTACAAACTGGCTTACGAAGCCGTGGCCAATGGGCGGGCGCTGGCTAAGTTCCGTGAAATCATCAGGTCTCAGCGCGGTGACGAACGGGTCATCGATGATGTCGAATTGCTCCCGCAGGCAAAACATGTTCAAGAATTTCGCGCCCGATCGCACGGCTTTGTGACACGATGCGATGCCAGGCTCCTGGGCCTGGCGTCCAATGCGTTAGGAGCCGGCCGGACCCGTGTGGAGGATACGGTAGATCCCGCTGTCGGACTATATCTGGATAGGAAGGTGGGAGACGGCGTTCACCGTGGAGATGTCTTGTGCCGGATTCACTGGAACGATAAAAACCGCTTGCTCGACGCCCTTCCAATGGTCGAAGAGGCATTTGAAATCAAAGCGCGGCCCGCAGAATCGAGACCGTTGATTCATGCAGTGGTGCAGGGATAGAAATGAAATTTGAGTTTGTAGAACAGGCAAAACATTATCTGCTCGACAAGATGGGTTCCGCGCCCGACGTTGCGATCGTAATGGGTAGCGGACTATCGGCCGTAGACGAGATCCTGTCCGGTCCCCAACGTGCCCATTACGTCTCCATACCGCATTTCCCCGTACCCAAAGTTCCAGGACACCGCGGCCAGGTCGTGTTCGGCAAAGTCGGCGGTCTTCACGTTGTGGTGTTTGAAGGACGCGTCCATTACTACGAAGGCAACACCATGGCGGAAGTCACCTTCTGCACGCGTGTGATCGGACGGCTCGGCACCAAAAGCCTGCTGCTGACCAATGCCTCCGGCGCCATCAATCCCAATTTTGCACGCGGGCATTTGATGATCATCACCGATCACATCAACCTTCTTGGCGCTAATCCTCTCACCGGCCCCAACGAGGATCGCTGGGGTCCACGTTTCCTCGATCAGACCAACGTCTACGACTTCGAGTTGCGTGAAAAACTCAAAGGCGCCGCCGAGTACTGCGGCATTCAAGTGTGTGAAGGCGTGTATGCGTCGATGTCGGGGCCAACCTACGAAAGCCCGGCGGAGGTTCGCTACCTCCGCGCGATCGGAGCGGATGCCGTGGGCATGTCCACCGTGCCCGAAGCGATTGTCGCAAGGCATATGGGAATGAAGGTTGCGGGCCTGTCGATGCTTGCGAACGTCGCGGCCGACATCTCCGGCAGGCCGATCGACCATTCCGAAGTGCTCGACACGGCGACAGAGATGAATGCCGACCTTGCAATGCTGCTGCAACGCTTCTTTGAGATGTATGCAGCAGCCTGAAAGCCATGACCTGATCGCCCGTGCATCCGAAGCGCGGGCGAAAGCGCTCGCGCCGTATTCCGGATTCAAAGTCGGCGCCGCCCTGCGGACGAAAGACGGGCGGATTTTTTCCGGCTGTAATATTGAAAATGTCTCTTACGGATTAAGCGTGTGCGCCGAACGTGTGGCGCTCTGGAAAGCGCTCAGCGAAGGCGC
This genomic window from Terriglobia bacterium contains:
- a CDS encoding purine-nucleoside phosphorylase, encoding MKFEFVEQAKHYLLDKMGSAPDVAIVMGSGLSAVDEILSGPQRAHYVSIPHFPVPKVPGHRGQVVFGKVGGLHVVVFEGRVHYYEGNTMAEVTFCTRVIGRLGTKSLLLTNASGAINPNFARGHLMIITDHINLLGANPLTGPNEDRWGPRFLDQTNVYDFELREKLKGAAEYCGIQVCEGVYASMSGPTYESPAEVRYLRAIGADAVGMSTVPEAIVARHMGMKVAGLSMLANVAADISGRPIDHSEVLDTATEMNADLAMLLQRFFEMYAAA
- a CDS encoding thymidine phosphorylase, which codes for MITAREIIQKKRDRKPLTGAEISAFIDGYVSGEIADYQVAAWLMAVYLNGMTAEETLALTRAMRDSGDTLNLSSIPSKKVDKHSTGGVGDKTSMIIAPIAAACGVTVPMITGRALGHTGGTLDKLESIPGFNAKPSPDTLLRILKKCGAVIVGQTEDIAPADRRIYALRDVTSTIESVPLITASILSKKIAEDIDGLVLDVKTGAGAFMPTLEEAQKLTRSIVDVCRKMQTRIVAVITDMEQPLGRAIGNAIEIRECIEFLSGNAPEDLETVSLALATYMIYLGGAAKTPERAYKLAYEAVANGRALAKFREIIRSQRGDERVIDDVELLPQAKHVQEFRARSHGFVTRCDARLLGLASNALGAGRTRVEDTVDPAVGLYLDRKVGDGVHRGDVLCRIHWNDKNRLLDALPMVEEAFEIKARPAESRPLIHAVVQG
- a CDS encoding cytidine deaminase, with the translated sequence MQQPESHDLIARASEARAKALAPYSGFKVGAALRTKDGRIFSGCNIENVSYGLSVCAERVALWKALSEGAREFSGLAIVTDAGVVTPPCGACRQLLWEYCGDIPVHLHSLKGLDEEHRLAALLPFPFDRFQHGV